The following are encoded in a window of Flavobacterium cupriresistens genomic DNA:
- a CDS encoding TonB-dependent receptor, which translates to MRLLLLMFLLVNFSAWSQNGNVGGKVTFNDKEHAFGATVMVMGTQKYVVVDNEGRFEIKGLPYGAHTLEVSSAEAQTKTVDIVLDRPSLTVAITVEKKGAQGLKEVVIQKTSVKKEIINKGFSVNVIETEEAAKRNLQTNDLLDRSVGVRIRQNGGLGSRVDYNLNGMSGNAVRVFIDGISISTYGPSFSLNSIPPALIERIEVYKGVIPAHLADDALGGAINVILKNGAKNTLNASVSYGSFNTFQANLNASYRAKSGFTVKASGFSNYSDNDYEVWGRFVYNINPGGQRIPTRVKRFESMYRSYGGRIEAGFTKVKWADAFLIGYNGSADYNQIQHGQYMTKPYKGRFTESEAHVLSLNYAKKDFLVKGLEFTLNAVYSQRNEIVNDTVKWVYNWDGKKSIGIHGVPLLTPLGAQQGAATLITIKNNILNTRAALNYSLNENHKITIGSMFYDSDRSDLDIMKPELQRTYEPKSDYQKSITSLGYEMSAFENRLKTNLFGKFYEQKYVYRNWSLVQNVITEKITKNTTSVYGYGFAGSYYVTPKVMVSASAERAYRLPSDDEIFGRPGQNILPNLALGPELSNNLNVGLRFGPYKYNAHKISWGGSYFWRNSEDKIAQRISDRVNEAIEASPYVNVGRAQSVGFEASAEYVYDNRLFVSLNMSKFNSLYKTKYDSNGNLVPWYNRQLPNEPFFTVNGSVQYNFKNIIQSESEFNLYYNFGYVAPFYTSWQKELDFAPAQFPQDLGASYTFPNKKFVVSLDARNIFNEQIYDNFGAQKPGRAFYVKLNYTISKF; encoded by the coding sequence ATGCGTTTACTATTGCTCATGTTCTTGCTGGTTAATTTTTCGGCCTGGTCTCAAAACGGAAATGTTGGTGGAAAAGTTACTTTTAATGACAAGGAACATGCTTTTGGTGCAACAGTAATGGTCATGGGGACTCAAAAATACGTGGTGGTAGACAATGAGGGCCGATTTGAAATTAAGGGACTTCCTTATGGAGCGCATACTTTAGAGGTTTCTTCTGCAGAGGCTCAAACAAAAACAGTTGATATTGTTTTAGACCGTCCTTCTTTGACAGTTGCCATAACAGTAGAAAAGAAAGGGGCACAGGGTTTAAAGGAAGTTGTTATTCAAAAAACATCGGTTAAAAAAGAGATTATCAACAAAGGGTTTTCTGTAAACGTAATTGAGACGGAAGAAGCAGCCAAAAGAAATCTTCAAACAAACGATTTATTAGACCGATCCGTAGGGGTTAGAATTCGACAAAACGGGGGACTGGGTTCCAGAGTGGATTACAACCTAAACGGAATGTCAGGAAATGCAGTACGCGTATTTATTGACGGAATTTCGATTTCTACTTATGGCCCATCCTTCAGTTTAAATAGTATCCCACCGGCGCTAATAGAGCGTATCGAAGTGTACAAAGGCGTTATTCCCGCACACCTGGCTGATGATGCATTAGGTGGAGCTATCAACGTTATTCTTAAAAACGGAGCTAAAAATACTTTAAACGCTTCTGTTTCATACGGTTCATTCAATACTTTTCAAGCCAATCTAAATGCAAGTTATCGTGCTAAGTCCGGTTTTACGGTAAAAGCATCGGGATTTTCAAATTACTCCGACAACGATTATGAAGTATGGGGAAGATTTGTTTACAATATAAATCCTGGTGGGCAACGTATTCCAACGAGAGTTAAACGTTTTGAGAGTATGTACCGCTCTTATGGCGGAAGGATAGAGGCTGGTTTTACAAAAGTTAAATGGGCTGATGCTTTTTTGATCGGATACAATGGTTCAGCAGATTACAATCAAATCCAACACGGTCAATATATGACCAAACCCTATAAAGGTCGTTTTACGGAATCTGAGGCTCATGTGCTTAGTTTGAATTATGCCAAAAAGGACTTTTTGGTAAAAGGGCTTGAATTTACTCTGAACGCGGTTTATAGCCAGAGAAATGAGATCGTAAATGATACCGTTAAATGGGTTTATAATTGGGATGGTAAGAAGTCAATTGGTATACATGGAGTGCCACTTTTGACACCTTTGGGTGCTCAACAAGGCGCGGCAACACTAATTACAATTAAAAATAACATACTAAATACAAGAGCGGCATTAAATTACAGCTTGAATGAAAATCACAAAATAACAATTGGTAGCATGTTTTATGATTCAGATCGAAGTGATTTAGATATAATGAAACCCGAATTGCAAAGAACTTATGAACCTAAGAGTGATTATCAAAAAAGCATTACCTCGTTGGGTTATGAAATGAGTGCTTTTGAGAATCGTTTGAAAACAAATCTTTTCGGTAAGTTTTATGAGCAAAAGTACGTATACAGAAACTGGAGCTTGGTACAAAATGTTATAACGGAAAAGATAACCAAAAACACCACCTCGGTTTATGGTTATGGATTTGCAGGATCTTATTATGTGACACCAAAAGTGATGGTTTCGGCCTCTGCAGAAAGAGCATACCGATTACCGTCTGATGATGAAATATTTGGTAGACCCGGACAAAATATTTTACCTAACCTTGCTTTAGGACCAGAGTTAAGTAATAACCTGAATGTAGGATTAAGATTTGGTCCTTATAAATACAACGCGCATAAAATCTCTTGGGGTGGATCTTATTTTTGGAGGAATTCCGAAGATAAAATTGCTCAAAGAATAAGTGACAGAGTAAATGAAGCAATCGAGGCATCGCCTTATGTGAATGTGGGAAGAGCGCAGTCAGTTGGTTTTGAAGCCTCAGCCGAGTATGTTTACGATAACAGATTGTTTGTGTCTTTGAACATGTCAAAATTCAATTCTTTATATAAAACGAAGTATGATAGTAATGGTAATCTCGTTCCATGGTATAACCGGCAGTTGCCAAACGAGCCCTTTTTTACAGTGAATGGAAGTGTTCAATACAATTTTAAAAATATTATACAGAGTGAATCAGAGTTTAATCTGTATTACAATTTTGGTTATGTAGCTCCTTTTTATACGTCATGGCAGAAAGAACTGGATTTTGCTCCGGCACAGTTTCCGCAGGATTTGGGAGCCAGTTATACGTTTCCAAATAAAAAATTTGTAGTGAGCTTGGATGCCAGAAATATTTTTAACGAACAGATATATGATAATTTTGGTGCTCAAAAACCCGGAAGAGCCTTTTATGTGAAGTTGAACTATACGATCAGTAAATTTTAA
- a CDS encoding ankyrin repeat domain-containing protein, protein MKKILFTAIIAATLQVNAQENKLLDANFWKASPNLATLKAEIEKGNNPAELNANAFDPVVLAINNSAPLEDIKYLLELPGNATNKMTHDNRIYLHWAAYKGNTELVQHLIAKGSDINLEDSHGTTPIAFAASAGVNNPTTYDAFFKAGIDPKKKYSEGATLLLLAIPGDKDLTITDYLVSKGLSLKEVDSHGNTAFDYAARSGNVDLLKKLAAKGVKYTDNALITAAQGMRRSANSIEVFKYLVDDLKLKPTATASNGQTVLHIIAYKEKQAEIVKYFIDKGVDANKADKEGNTALIIAAAGKDVELIQTLLPKVKNINAVNTKGESALTAAVKGSSTEVISLLLSKGADINVKDTAGNNLAFYLIESYKGSRGGAQKDDFDDKLNLLKSKGINFAAQQKDGSTLYYTAAAKNNIALLKKLDGLNIDVNAKNKEGLTALHKAAMIAKDDSVLKYLLSIGAKKEIKTEFDETAYNLAQENELLTKNNIAIDFLK, encoded by the coding sequence ATGAAAAAAATACTTTTTACTGCCATAATCGCAGCGACATTGCAGGTTAACGCTCAGGAAAATAAACTTTTAGATGCAAATTTCTGGAAAGCTTCTCCAAATTTAGCGACTTTAAAAGCTGAAATAGAAAAAGGAAATAATCCTGCAGAATTAAATGCAAATGCCTTCGATCCGGTTGTTTTGGCCATTAATAATAGTGCACCTCTTGAGGATATAAAATATTTGTTAGAGCTCCCTGGTAATGCAACTAATAAAATGACACACGATAATCGTATTTATTTGCATTGGGCGGCTTACAAAGGAAACACAGAACTGGTACAACATCTTATTGCCAAAGGTTCTGATATTAATCTGGAAGACAGCCATGGCACAACACCAATTGCATTTGCTGCTTCGGCAGGGGTAAATAATCCAACGACATATGATGCTTTTTTTAAAGCAGGAATTGATCCTAAGAAAAAATACAGTGAGGGAGCAACCCTTTTATTGCTTGCGATTCCCGGCGATAAAGATTTAACCATTACTGACTATTTAGTATCAAAAGGTTTATCTCTTAAAGAGGTTGATAGTCATGGAAATACTGCTTTTGACTATGCAGCAAGATCAGGGAATGTTGATTTATTGAAAAAATTAGCTGCCAAAGGAGTAAAATATACAGATAATGCTTTAATAACAGCAGCTCAAGGAATGAGAAGAAGTGCAAATTCTATTGAAGTGTTTAAATACTTGGTAGATGATTTAAAATTAAAACCAACTGCAACTGCTTCAAATGGGCAAACAGTACTTCATATCATTGCTTATAAAGAAAAGCAAGCTGAGATTGTAAAGTATTTTATAGACAAAGGAGTAGACGCAAACAAAGCCGATAAAGAAGGAAATACAGCTTTAATCATTGCAGCAGCAGGAAAAGATGTTGAGTTAATACAAACATTGTTGCCAAAAGTAAAAAATATCAATGCAGTAAATACTAAAGGAGAGTCTGCATTAACTGCGGCCGTAAAAGGAAGTTCTACAGAAGTGATTTCGTTGCTTTTAAGCAAAGGAGCTGACATCAATGTTAAGGACACGGCAGGAAACAATTTGGCATTCTATCTGATTGAATCTTACAAAGGTTCAAGAGGCGGAGCGCAAAAAGATGATTTTGACGATAAATTGAATTTATTAAAGAGTAAAGGAATTAACTTTGCAGCGCAACAAAAAGACGGAAGCACCCTGTATTATACTGCTGCAGCCAAAAACAATATCGCTTTGTTGAAAAAACTGGACGGATTAAACATTGATGTCAATGCTAAAAACAAAGAAGGTTTAACAGCATTACACAAAGCAGCAATGATTGCAAAAGACGATAGTGTTTTGAAGTATTTGTTGTCGATCGGGGCTAAAAAAGAGATTAAAACTGAATTTGACGAAACGGCTTATAATCTGGCACAAGAGAATGAATTGTTAACAAAGAATAATATAGCAATTGACTTTTTAAAATAG
- a CDS encoding DUF2271 domain-containing protein, which produces MKSVSKICLMAVLVSLFSFQASAQTTKYKCLLQMSNYVGEGAYVAVSLINAKGEYEKTLYVMGDDKKWYTSLKEWHKFSSKKADVSAKTGASVTGGDRSVTMFEIETAKIDKGYKIRFESAVEDQKYHVTDAEIPLTTAGITEKVEGKGYIRYVKLSNI; this is translated from the coding sequence ATGAAATCAGTATCTAAAATCTGCCTGATGGCAGTACTTGTATCCCTATTTTCTTTTCAGGCTTCGGCACAAACCACCAAATACAAATGTCTTTTGCAAATGTCAAACTATGTAGGTGAAGGAGCTTATGTAGCTGTATCGCTTATTAATGCTAAAGGAGAATATGAAAAAACCCTGTATGTAATGGGTGATGATAAAAAATGGTATACAAGTTTAAAAGAATGGCATAAATTCAGTTCTAAAAAGGCAGATGTAAGTGCAAAAACAGGTGCTTCTGTTACCGGAGGAGACCGCAGTGTGACGATGTTTGAAATCGAAACCGCTAAAATAGACAAAGGGTATAAAATACGTTTTGAATCAGCAGTTGAAGATCAAAAATATCACGTTACAGACGCAGAAATACCTTTAACAACAGCTGGTATTACTGAAAAAGTGGAAGGTAAAGGCTACATTAGATATGTAAAACTTAGCAATATATAA
- a CDS encoding M43 family zinc metalloprotease, with the protein MKKNYFILFLLFSLKILAQDIDNKCGFKIELNKIDPAVLKMQEMQLQQKIKERDEFSKTSKNNATVLYQIPIVIHIIHTGEALGTGLNLSEEVVLNYVKRLNLYYRYLNGDVNFDKRYGLDSKIEFVLAVRDPKGNCTNGIERYDYSNNATYVSGGINDKTGVPDSQIRAAMQWDPKKYYNVYLAKVPGVNGYAYYPGTSTDGAFINATLAYDLNNKTIAHEIGHGLGLRHTFEGSSDTTCPSLAPASGDLCEDTPPHLETNQDCDKNKDEDINACALNYVDSRTGLSLKSNKYFMNNIMSYSPNSCKFMFTQDQIDRMIATLETTRKGLLAQNGNLSLVPVQQAEVDFVADKTIICPSNNSVTLRDASTCIPNSLLPNSQYPGISFLWTVTNGTTTLNSTVQNPSFALTQGGTYDVTLAITTSAGTVTKTKSKLITIGETGTAPSCKFGTYQSGNFGAALSKVEFNTIQNTTPVSLNEQYSDFKCSKITEVQTSKSYQLQASISTITSRNSYVKAWIDYNNDGVFNKSEVIFAGKQMRDQTQTLRTVLSHNIVIPNQVVSNKILTMRIVYRSSSSDLDPYSDAAISDSGCYPSSSNVFDVEDYGIIIKSGTLGVENFESELPSYVIYKNNGSFRVEANKILLQEIYVYDITGKVLFHFDKINSTHYDLPVLNNHQMYIIKLKDTNGTVYSKKVIN; encoded by the coding sequence ATGAAAAAAAACTACTTTATTCTCTTTTTATTATTCTCTTTAAAAATTCTGGCGCAGGATATTGATAACAAATGCGGCTTTAAGATTGAATTAAATAAAATTGACCCTGCTGTTCTTAAAATGCAGGAAATGCAATTACAGCAAAAGATAAAAGAACGCGACGAGTTTTCAAAAACCTCAAAAAACAACGCGACTGTTCTTTATCAAATTCCAATTGTGATACATATTATACATACAGGTGAAGCTTTAGGAACAGGATTAAATTTATCTGAAGAGGTGGTCTTAAACTATGTAAAAAGATTAAATCTATACTATCGCTATTTAAATGGTGATGTGAATTTTGATAAGCGTTATGGTTTAGATTCTAAAATCGAATTTGTTTTGGCAGTACGTGATCCAAAAGGAAATTGTACTAACGGTATTGAAAGATATGATTATTCAAACAACGCTACTTACGTTAGCGGCGGAATAAATGATAAGACCGGAGTGCCCGATTCCCAAATTAGAGCGGCCATGCAGTGGGATCCAAAAAAATATTACAATGTTTATTTAGCAAAAGTTCCAGGAGTTAACGGTTATGCTTATTATCCCGGAACAAGCACAGACGGGGCTTTTATTAACGCAACGCTTGCCTATGATCTCAATAACAAAACAATTGCACACGAAATAGGACATGGATTAGGCCTACGTCATACTTTTGAGGGAAGTTCCGATACTACATGTCCGTCATTAGCCCCTGCTTCAGGGGATCTTTGTGAAGATACCCCGCCACATCTCGAAACAAATCAGGATTGTGATAAAAACAAAGACGAAGACATTAATGCATGTGCTCTAAATTATGTTGATTCGAGAACTGGATTATCGTTAAAAAGTAATAAATACTTTATGAATAATATAATGTCGTATTCTCCGAACTCTTGTAAATTCATGTTTACACAAGACCAAATCGACAGAATGATCGCTACATTAGAAACAACCCGAAAAGGTTTATTGGCTCAAAACGGAAATTTATCTTTAGTACCGGTACAACAAGCAGAAGTTGATTTTGTTGCAGATAAAACTATAATCTGCCCTTCTAATAATAGCGTTACACTAAGAGATGCCTCAACGTGTATCCCTAACAGCCTTTTACCAAACAGCCAATATCCCGGCATTAGTTTTCTTTGGACTGTTACCAATGGCACTACAACATTAAACTCTACGGTGCAGAATCCAAGTTTTGCTTTGACACAAGGCGGAACTTATGATGTAACATTAGCCATCACTACTTCAGCAGGAACTGTTACAAAAACAAAATCAAAGCTTATTACTATAGGCGAGACCGGAACTGCTCCGTCTTGTAAATTTGGAACGTACCAAAGCGGAAACTTTGGAGCAGCATTAAGTAAAGTAGAATTTAACACCATACAAAACACAACTCCTGTAAGTCTAAATGAACAATACTCTGATTTTAAATGTTCAAAAATTACCGAAGTTCAAACCTCTAAAAGTTACCAATTACAAGCCTCTATCTCTACTATAACAAGTCGTAATAGTTATGTTAAAGCTTGGATTGACTATAATAATGACGGGGTTTTTAATAAAAGTGAAGTCATCTTTGCCGGTAAACAAATGAGAGACCAAACCCAAACACTACGTACTGTTTTATCGCACAATATTGTAATTCCTAATCAGGTTGTAAGTAATAAAATTTTAACGATGCGTATCGTTTACAGATCTTCTTCTTCTGATTTAGACCCTTACTCTGATGCAGCAATATCAGACTCCGGCTGTTATCCAAGTTCATCAAATGTTTTTGATGTTGAAGACTATGGTATAATAATCAAAAGTGGAACATTGGGTGTTGAAAATTTCGAAAGTGAGCTACCATCTTATGTTATCTATAAAAACAACGGTTCTTTCAGGGTTGAAGCCAATAAGATACTATTGCAGGAAATCTATGTTTACGATATTACCGGTAAAGTTTTATTTCATTTCGATAAAATTAATTCCACCCACTATGATTTACCAGTATTAAACAATCACCAGATGTATATTATTAAACTAAAAGATACAAATGGTACTGTTTATTCTAAAAAGGTCATCAATTAA